In the genome of Sebastes umbrosus isolate fSebUmb1 chromosome 14, fSebUmb1.pri, whole genome shotgun sequence, one region contains:
- the vac14 gene encoding protein VAC14 homolog, translating into MNTEKDFSPLTPNIVRALNDKLYEKRKVAALEIEKLVREFVAQNNSTQIRHVIQILASEFALSQHPHSRKGGLIGLAACSIALGKDSGLYLKELIEPVLTCFNDSDSRLRYYACEALYNIVKVARGAVLPHFNLLFDGLSKLAADPDPNVKSGSELLDRLLKDIVTESNKFDLVAFVPLLRERIYSNNQYARQFIISWIHVLESVPDINLLDYLPEILDGLFQILGDNSKEIRRTCEVVLGEFLKEIKKTPSSVKFAEMANILVIHCQVADEAKLTNDLIQLTAMTWMREFIQLAGRVVLPYSSGILTAVLPCLSYDDRKKNTKEAASACNHSLMKLVTPEDDEDEEEEKNGSAGSPSREDGQPKMEADGNDMLNASQESVGFSNISFFTPANADRPQVTLDLDGIVQVLDRHLHDSSTGMMTRIAVLKWLYHLYIKTPRKMFRHTDSLFPMLLKTLSDESDEVILKDLEVLAEIASSPAGQTDQVGSCDSADNKLELKVPESAKTGQQPKAADSSPSTPSMNSYFYKFMINLLKRFSLERKLLENRGAFIIRQLCLLLHAENIFHSMADILLKEEDLKFASTMVQTLNTILLTSAELFQLRNQLKDLRTPESCALFCCLYRSWCHNPVATVSLCFLTQNYKHAYDLIQKFGDLEVTVDFLMEVDKLVQLIESPIFTYLRLQLLDVENNPYLIKALYGLLMLLPQSQAFQLLSHRLRCVPNPELMRTVDESKYMDSKGQAASKRASHALMDYDELLQHFDCVQSKHLEVRHQRSGRASDHPDRKLM; encoded by the coding sequence ATGAACACAGAAAAGGACTTTTCTCCTCTGACGCCGAACATCGTCCGAGCTTTGAATGACAAACTGTACGAGAAGAGGAAAGTCGCAGCTCTAGAGATTGAGAAGCTGGTTCGGGAGTTTGTGGCTCAGAACAACTCCACTCAGATCAGACATGTCATCCAGATCCTGGCCTCGGAGTTTGCTCTTTCCCAGCACCCCCACAGCCGTAAAGGGGGTCTCATTGGCCTGGCAGCTTGCTCCATCGCCCTGGGCAAAGACTCAGGTCTGTATCTGAAGGAGCTCATTGAGCCTGTCCTCACGTGCTTTAATGACTCAGACAGCCGTTTGCGTTACTACGCCTGCGAGGCTCTGTATAACATAGTGAAGGTGGCCAGGGGGGCTGTGCTGCCCCACTTCAACCTCCTCTTTGACGGGCTCAGCAAGCTGGCGGCAGACCCAGACCCCAATGTGAAGAGTGGGTCTGAACTCCTGGACAGACTCCTGAAGGATATCGTGACGGAAAGCAACAAGTTTGACTTGGTGGCGTTCGTGCCTCTGCTCAGAGAGAGAATCTACTCCAATAACCAATACGCTCGCCAGTTTATTATCTCCTGGATCCACGTCCTGGAGTCGGTGCCGGACATCAATTTGTTGGACTACCTCCCCGAGATCCTGGACGGGCTCTTCCAGATTCTGGGCGACAACAGCAAGGAGATCCGCAGGACGTGCGAGGTGGTGCTCGGGGAGTTTCTGAAGGAGATTAAGAAGACGCCGTCCAGCGTGAAGTTCGCGGAGATGGCCAACATCCTCGTCATCCACTGCCAGGTCGCGGATGAAGCGAAGCTCACCAACGACCTGATCCAGCTGACGGCGatgacctggatgagggagttcatcCAGCTGGCGGGCAGAGTGGTTCTGCCGTACTCCTCTGGCATCCTGACCGCGGTGCTGCCGTGCCTCTCCTACGACGACAGAAAGAAGAACACCAAAGAAGCAGCCAGCGCCTGTAATCACAGTCTGATGAAGCTGGTGACGCCTGAGGATgacgaggatgaagaggaggagaaaaatggAAGCGCGGGGTCGCCGTCCAGGGAAGACGGACAACCTAAGATGGAGGCGGACGGCAACGATATGCTGAACGCATCGCAAGAATCTGTCGGTTTCAGTAACATCAGCTTCTTCACTCCAGCGAACGCCGACAGGCCTCAGGTGACTCTGGACCTGGATGGTATTGTTCAGGTGTTGGACCGACACCTCCACGACTCCTCCACTGGCATGATGACCCGCATAGCCGTGCTCAAATGGCTCTACCACCTCTACATCAAGACGCCGCGCAAAATGTTCCGCCACACAGACAGCCTGTTTCCCATGCTGCTGAAAACGCTGTCGGACGAGTCGGACGAGGTGATACTGAAAGACCTGGAGGTGTTGGCTGAGATAGCGTCGTCTCCCGCCGGCCAGACGGACCAAGTCGGCTCCTGCGACAGCGCCGACAACAAACTGGAGCTGAAGGTCCCGGAGAGCGCCAAGACGGGACAGCAGCCCAAAGCAGCGGACTCATCCCCCTCCACTCCCAGCATGAACTCCTATTTCTACAAGTTCATGATCAACCTGCTGAAACGCTTCAGTCTGGAGAGGAAGCTGCTGGAGAACAGAGGGGCGTTCATCATCAGGCAGCTCTGTCTGCTGCTTCACGCCGAGAACATCTTCCACTCCATGGCCGACATCCTGCTGAAGGAGGAGGATCTCAAATTCGCCTCCACCATGGTTCAGACGCTCAACACCATCTTGCTCACCTCGGCCGAGCTCTTCCAGCTGCGCAACCAGCTGAAAGACCTTCGCACTCCGGAGAGCTGCGCCCTGTTCTGCTGCCTGTATCGCTCCTGGTGCCACAACCCCGTGGCCACCGTGTCGCTCTGCTTCCTCACGCAGAACTACAAGCACGCCTACGACCTCATCCAGAAGTTCGGGGATCTGGAGGTGACGGTGGACTTCCTGATGGAGGTCGACAAGCTGGTGCAGCTCATCGAAAGCCCCATTTTCACCTACCTGCGCCTGCAGCTCCTGGACGTGGAGAACAACCCGTACCTGATAAAGGCGCTGTACGgcctgctgatgctgctgccgCAGAGCCAGGCCTTCCAGCTGCTCTCACACCGCCTGCGCTGCGTCCCCAACCCAGAGCTCATGAGGACTGTGGACGAGTCCAAGTACATGGACTCAAAAGGGCAAGCGGCGTCCAAACGTGCCTCTCACGCTCTAATGGATTACGACGAGCTGCTGCAGCATTTTGACTGCGTTCAGAGCAAACACCTGGAGGTGCGACACCAACGCTCCGGACGGGCCTCTGATCACCCAGACAGGAAGCTGATGTGA